The DNA sequence ATTTTGTGACGGGCGAGATTCTGCATGTGGATGGTGGGCAGAGTGCTGGGCACTGATTGAAGCGGTAACACGAAGCCCTTGCAGAGATGCGAGGGCTTTTTTGTGGGCGACAGCTTTGTGACGCTGTTTCATCTGAAGCTTGAGATATCTGCTGGTGTGATGAACAGAAAAATATGCTCGAAGGATGTCGTCTTTTAGGCGTAACCAAATTCTTGTCAGTTCTTACAGAGAGAATGGATCTGCAGATTCGTCAGAAAGTGGCAATGCTCTACAGAAATGTTACGTGAAAATCTGCATGGCAAAAGGGAGACTTTAATCTTCACTGGGAATTTTCTACAGCGGAAGGAGGCTAAAACGTTGAAGAGTTTCACATTCCAGCGTCCATCACAAACCGCGAACCCTCGAGTGGGATCTTCATGCCGGAACAGAGTAGGTAGAGGATGGAGGACGTTTGGTCGCGACGCCGAGATTTAGCCTTCGATCCGCGTCATTGATGAGATAGACTGGGGGTTTATACAGTGCTAATCAGCAAGAGAATTACTAGAGAAATGTCTAGACCAATTGGAGTTGACTTATTCGCTGGTGCAGGGGGGCTCAGCCTAGGTTTTGAACAGGCTGGGTTCGATGTGGTCGCCGCTGTGGAGATCGACCCGGTGCACTCTGCAATACATGAATATAATTTCCCGCACTGCAAGGTTCTTGCCCAGTCAATAACAGACCTAAATGGGGCAAGCATTCGCCAGCAGGCAGATTTGGGCGACAGGGAGGTGGATGTAGTTTTCGGGGGTGCTCCTTGTCAAGGGTTTTCAATGATAGGACAACGTGCTCTTGATGATCCCCGTAACTCATTGGTCAGGGATTTTGTGCGCATTGTTCATGAGCTCGATGCAAAGTACTTCGTTTTTGAAAACGTTAAAGGGCTTACTGTTGGGAAACACCGAAAATTTTTGGAAGAACTGATTGCCGAGTTTGATGCGGAGGGTTACGAGGTTCGAAAAAATTGGCAGGTTTTGAATGCTTGTAATTTTGGCGTTCCGCAGGATCGACAACGTTTATTTTTGCTGGGAGCTAAAAAGGGTTTAAATGTTCCTGAATATCCGGTGCCAGTTACGGCGCGTGCCGGGCGAGTTAGGAAAGATGAAGCGGAGCTTCCCCTAGGTCCTACTTGTTTAGATGCTCTCGGTGATCTCCCCGATGCAGAGTTGTTTGAAGAATTACTTGTAACTGATGAGGTTCAGACAACTAATTGGGGGCGGCCTAGTGGTTATGGTTCGCTCATGAGGTGTATGAATAAAGAAGGGTGGTATTTTGGTTATCAACGTCAATGGACACCTACCCTGTTAACTGCGAGCCTCAGAACAGATCATACGGAAATTTCACGTCGTAGATTTTCCGAAACTAACCCAGGTAGTGTTGAACCTGTCTCTCGGTTTTTCAAACTGCCACTTGACGGCGTATCGAATACTCTTCGCGCGGGAACTGATTCGGCCCGAGGTGCTTTTACCAGCCCTCGTCCGATACACTATGAGTACAACCGATGCGTTACCGTACGAGAAATGGCTCGGTTACATGGTTTTCCTGATTGGTTTCGATTCAACGAGACGAAATGGCACGGTGCTCGCCAGATAGGAAATGCGGTGCCGCCTCCCCTTGCAAGAGCTGTAGCAGGCCAAGTTATGGTCGCCATGGGAGTCAAACCTAACCGACCTGAGCAAAAAATTAACCTCGGAGCTACGAGGCTTCTGCGTATGGGAGTGACCGAGGCATCGCGTTACTTTGGCATAGAGAATCCCATCGGTCGACGTGATCAAAAAAGTGGCATAAAAAAACGCAAACAGCACGAGGTAGAGGAGCAGCGCCTGCACGCTACTGAAAGCTAAACCGCCGGATATTAATAATTTCTATTTGATCTATATCTGTGTGGGGAGAGAACTCGATGATCCACACAGTATTCAAATTGTCTCGCCATAGTCCGATACTACGGATTCTTAATTCGGCTGTGAGATGTTTTTCTGCTGCGTAAGTATTAAGGTTTAATGCCTGAGACCAAGAAAGTTTATCTTGGCCACCTTTTCCAGAAATCGGAACTATAGTTTGAATGCCTTCTCGATCAATACCTGCTTGTACTTCATCGATCTCAATTTGGCCGTAACTTACTGAGGTTCGATGGTGTCCTTGGATAGGCCAGGCTTTGAAGCCAAGTATCGTGCTTAATAAGTCAATGTTTCTAACTCTTGTGAAAAGTGCCTGCTCATCATTTCCCAGTAGCGATGATATGAAAGGGGTGGTTTGATCTATTGCGATTTCCAGCGGTGGTTGTACAAATTGGTTGAGGTCGATGATATTTTTACGTCGCGTGCGCCGAAACTTATAAAGGCCTTTTCCTCTTTGTAGCCAAGTTATAGGTCCGCACTGTTCTACTTCTGCTGGAAGTTCGCGGCGGGCGTCGTAGGTGTATTTTATATCTGGAACATTCGCAACTTCTGTATCTATCACGCCATCTGCTATGGCAGCGCGCATTGCGATGCGTACATGCTCTTGGTTGAAGTCGATTTCATAAGGAATTGTAGCAGGTGCCATTCCTGCAGTTAGATGCCTAAAAAGATATACTATAACTCGATCATATTTTGTGAGTTTAAGGAGCGCTTCGTGTGGAGTTTGGCTCAGCATGTGAGTTTGCCCGTAAAATTAGATAAAAGGTGCTTCAATAGCGTAGGTTATCGCTAACAGCTAAATGAAGTCAGTCAATTTTTTATTGAAATTTCGACAACAAGCGGCAGTAGGCTATTATTAAACGATATTTTTAGGAGTGGGCCAAGAGCTTCTTTCAAGAGTGATTCTGGCTAGCGAGAAACAGAAAAGGTGTCAGATCTGAATGGCATTCAACTAGCCATCGCCGAGATGGAAAAACAGGGCAAGGGCCACGTGGTCAACATCACCACCAGTCTGGTCGACCACGCCATCGAAGGCGTGCCCTCGGACCTCGCTTCGCTGACCAAGGGCGGCCTCAACGCGGCCACCAAATCCCTGGCCATCGAATACGCCAAACGCGGAATCCGGGTGAACGCGGTATCGCCAGGCATCACCAAAACGCCGATGCATGGCGAGGAAACCCACGCGGCACTGGGTGCGCTGCACCCGGTTGGGCATATGGGCGAGATCGAGGATATCGCTCAGGCGGTGGTGTATCTCGATAACGCGAACTTTTGTGACTGGCCAGATTCTGCACGTGGACGGCGGGCAGAGCGCTGGGCACTGATTGATCCGGTAACACAAAGCCCTCGCAGATTAGCGAGGGCTTTTTTGTCGGTGACGGTTTACGGATCTGGACTCAGCACTTTGACCGCGTCATCGACCAGCGCCTTGCTCAACTCCTGCAAATATTGCGAGGCGCAGGCGTGGAGTTCCGGATCGTTGGCGGCAGAAGTATCTGACGTGAGCAGTTTGGAGATATGGAGCAGATGCGAGGCGTGGGAGAGGGCGGTGACGACCGGCACGCCGGGGTTGGTGCGGAAGAGTGCGTGGTTGGAGTGGAAGAAGAAATGGGTGAGGCCGAGGGTTTTCAGATCGTGGGGATGGGTCATGGCTTCACCTACCGTTTGTTGGGAGGTGGAAAGGGCAGACTTGGGACGGATCGATGCTAATCATTTGTGAAACTCCCGGGACTGTCAGATATTTTGTGTTCGGGCATAACATGAGTAAGAGGTGCATGTATGCCAACCAAAAAGAAACCCGCGTTGCGAGAGCTGCCGAAAATCCCGAAAGAGCTGCTCGAGCAATTCACCGATGGACCGATGACCGCTGAAGCCATCGAGGACGCGTCAGCAGCGTTCAAGAAGGCTTTGATCGAGCGAGCGCTGAGTGCAGAGCTTGGTCACCACTTGGGCTATCCGCCGGGCGCGCAGCGCCCAGAGGATGAAACCAACCAGCGCAATGGTAAGAGCGGCAAGACGGTTCTAACCGGTGACGGCCCGCTACGGCTGGATATTCCACGCGACCGGGACGGCAGTTTTTCCCCGATCCTGATTCCCAAACACGAGCGCCGCTACACCGGGTTCGATGACAAGATCATCGCCATGTATGCGCGTGGAATGACGGTCAGAGAGATCCGGGCGTTTCTTTCCGAGCAGTACGGTACCGATGTTTCTCCTGACTTCATCAGCTCTGTAACCGACGAGGTCATGGCAGAGATCGGTGCATGGCAACAGCGGCCTTTGGAGCCGATGTATCCGGTTATTTTCTTCGATGCTTTGCGGGTCAAAATCCGCGAAGAGGGGCTGGTTCGCAACAAGGCGATCTACTTGGCCCTGGGTGTTTTGCCTGACGGAACACGCGATATTCTCGGCATCTGGATAGAAAATACCGAGGGCGCCAAGTTCTGGATGAAGGTTTTCAACGACCTCAAGACACGCGGCGTCGAAGACGTGTTGATTGCTGTGACCGATGGCCTCAAAGGCATGCCAGAAGCGCTCAACGCCGTGTTTCCAGACACGACACTGCAAACATGCATTGTTCATCTGATCCGCAACAGCCTTGATTACGCGGCCTGGGACAAGCGTCGCGAACTGGCCAAGGCGCTCAAACCGATCTATCAGGCGGTGACCGCCGAAGCGGCCGAGCAGGCGCTGGATGCGTTTGAAAACGGGCCATGGGGCAAGCAGTATCCGACGGTAGTAGCGGCTTGGCGGCGCGCCTGGGATCGTGTGATCCCATTTTTCGTGTTCCCGCCGGCGATTCGAAAAGTGATCTACACGACCAATGCCATTGAGAGCATCAACGCTCAGTTGCGCAAGATCATCAAGACCCGCGGCCACTTCCCGACCGACGATGCGGCGACAAAACTGATCTGGCTTGGATTGCGCAATATCACCGCAAACTGGGGCTCAGCGGCCCATGACTGGAAAAGCGCGATGAATCAATTTGCGATTCTGTACGGAGATCGATTTATCAGGCCAACCTGGTAAAAGCACGGCCTGCCTGACGGCAGGCCGTTACCGGCCCGCACACAAAATATCTGACAGTCCCCCGTCAGGCAGGCCGTTACCGGCCCGCACACAAAATATCTGACAGTCCCAATATATCTGTCCCCATTTCCAGTCCCCATTTACACATTTCCAATCCTAGATGAATTCACGCTATCGAGCGTTCCCCTTCGGGCTCGTCTTCTGCATCTGATGCTGCCTCGACATCGAGCTTATTCAGATCCAAAAACATCACAGGATGCTCTCTCTGACGGTTTTCTTCGGTATCCAACAACGTGAATCCCAGTTTGTTCTGGTAGAAATCCACGGATCCCGCTTTTGAATCTGTAACCAGAAACCGACAGCCTACAAATTGCGAGATCTGATGAACTGCCAGAGCAATGGCGAATTCCATCAGCGTTTTCCCGATTTTGTGGCCGTGATAGCTATTGTCGGTTGCCAGGCGAGCGACCTTCAGTGCCGATATGGACTGGTAACGATTGGCCGCCTCGCAATCTTCCAACGGGTACGCGCCGTCCAGATCGATCTCGCTGCACGTAAGGGTCACATACCCGACAATGCGTTTTCTCGCATGCAGTGCGTTCGGGTCAGCGGGAGGAACGATGGCCGCATATGTCACAGCCACATTGTTCTGCTGGAAATCCAGCGCGTTTCTCTGGATGAACGATTTCAAGGGCCTCAGACTCGCATCTGGGCCCATCGAAAATCGATTTGTTTGGTGTTCGGAGTGCAGCTTTTCTATGAAGTAATCGACGCCTACCTGCATCTGAACTCGCTGAATTAACGAGGACGCGCGCTACCTTGTTCGCTAAAAACCTGGCTCAGGATATCGCGGCCACGGGCATAGGATGCCTGGGCTTTTGGATTTGGTTTGTCATCGCGCATGTGTTGCACGAAGCGGGCAGCGTCGGCATCAGTCAGCTCAACGCGGCTGAAGGTTTCGCTTTTGATTGCCATTTTGAATCTTTCCTTGCAGTGAAAAGCACTGCGCTCGAAGGATCGTTATTAACGATTCAACGACCGAACGTAGTTTCGCTTCGCTTTACTCATTGAGTATTCGGCTTTGTGCGGTCGTACAAGCACATTTGAACACGGTTGACGCTAATGTCAACTCAATAGGGTTGCAAAATAAGCGTGATGGTTCTGCGTATTCAAGGCTTCAACATCCCTCCGTTTCG is a window from the Pseudomonas gozinkensis genome containing:
- a CDS encoding DNA cytosine methyltransferase, with amino-acid sequence MSRPIGVDLFAGAGGLSLGFEQAGFDVVAAVEIDPVHSAIHEYNFPHCKVLAQSITDLNGASIRQQADLGDREVDVVFGGAPCQGFSMIGQRALDDPRNSLVRDFVRIVHELDAKYFVFENVKGLTVGKHRKFLEELIAEFDAEGYEVRKNWQVLNACNFGVPQDRQRLFLLGAKKGLNVPEYPVPVTARAGRVRKDEAELPLGPTCLDALGDLPDAELFEELLVTDEVQTTNWGRPSGYGSLMRCMNKEGWYFGYQRQWTPTLLTASLRTDHTEISRRRFSETNPGSVEPVSRFFKLPLDGVSNTLRAGTDSARGAFTSPRPIHYEYNRCVTVREMARLHGFPDWFRFNETKWHGARQIGNAVPPPLARAVAGQVMVAMGVKPNRPEQKINLGATRLLRMGVTEASRYFGIENPIGRRDQKSGIKKRKQHEVEEQRLHATES
- a CDS encoding DUF3077 domain-containing protein, with the protein product MTHPHDLKTLGLTHFFFHSNHALFRTNPGVPVVTALSHASHLLHISKLLTSDTSAANDPELHACASQYLQELSKALVDDAVKVLSPDP
- a CDS encoding IS256 family transposase; the encoded protein is MPTKKKPALRELPKIPKELLEQFTDGPMTAEAIEDASAAFKKALIERALSAELGHHLGYPPGAQRPEDETNQRNGKSGKTVLTGDGPLRLDIPRDRDGSFSPILIPKHERRYTGFDDKIIAMYARGMTVREIRAFLSEQYGTDVSPDFISSVTDEVMAEIGAWQQRPLEPMYPVIFFDALRVKIREEGLVRNKAIYLALGVLPDGTRDILGIWIENTEGAKFWMKVFNDLKTRGVEDVLIAVTDGLKGMPEALNAVFPDTTLQTCIVHLIRNSLDYAAWDKRRELAKALKPIYQAVTAEAAEQALDAFENGPWGKQYPTVVAAWRRAWDRVIPFFVFPPAIRKVIYTTNAIESINAQLRKIIKTRGHFPTDDAATKLIWLGLRNITANWGSAAHDWKSAMNQFAILYGDRFIRPTW
- a CDS encoding GNAT family N-acetyltransferase; the encoded protein is MQVGVDYFIEKLHSEHQTNRFSMGPDASLRPLKSFIQRNALDFQQNNVAVTYAAIVPPADPNALHARKRIVGYVTLTCSEIDLDGAYPLEDCEAANRYQSISALKVARLATDNSYHGHKIGKTLMEFAIALAVHQISQFVGCRFLVTDSKAGSVDFYQNKLGFTLLDTEENRQREHPVMFLDLNKLDVEAASDAEDEPEGERSIA